The stretch of DNA cgccgaggaggtggctTTGGGGCACGTGCTTTTGGCTGGTTTGCGCGCCTGGAATCCCGTTTCGGGTTCGTGGATTTCGTTGCGCGCCTCTCGCCTCCACCCAAATGGAAAGTGTCTTCACGGTTCACCGTGGTTTTCTTCAACCACGGCTTGTGCTCGATTTCGTTGTAAAAGAAATCCTTCCGTGACACCGGGTGGTTCGTCAGAATTTTCCTCATTTTTTCGAGGAAATATTCACGTGGCGGGTGGTGTTTCGACGCCGCGTACAGCAGGCGCCGCATGCACTTTGCCATGTCGTGGCTATGGTCGATTTGTATGTCCAGATGAGCGCCGAAAAATACGGCAGACATATACAAACCGCAGTCGTCGCTATAGCGTTCCTGACGTGGTGAAAATTTATTCACCAAACGCAAAGCTGGCCAGACCATATTTAAGTGCTTCCGCAGCTTATCTTCTACTAtgggagaaggtgcggagTCGAGGATGCTCAGCTGTATTTCTGCTGGGTCCCGCGTCCCTTTCTCCAAAAGCCCTGCGATCCAGTACTTCATAATGAAGATGGGGAAATACACCACGCCGTGACGGTGCACCTTTgccgcgagctgctgcgcgcgttTCCAATCAAGGTGCACCATCGTGTCCGACGGAACGATCCGTTTCTTTGGAAGGTATGCGTTGTAAATGGCATCGAGTTCCATATTCGATGTCTTACCTGCGCGCATGTCACCTCCCCACACTTCTTTTGCAAATGATCGTGCAACACCGCATGTAATCGTTCGGTGGTGTGTGGGTTCCTTTGAAACGTCGGCAGTGGCCCCGTCGGGCGTTAGTTTTTTTTGAATCGGACGGAAAGTCCTcctgcgcttcgcctccgcggTAGTTACCGTGCCGATTAACTCCGCCCATTCCTCGGTAATTGCCCCGGTATCCTACACCTCTCCCGCTGTTCTGATAATTGCGGGGTCCCTGAGTATTATTCGAAACTCGCGGTGCCGGTTTTTGTTCCCTCATAAGATGCGTAATGGTATCCTGCATCCTTAACTGGGACTCTTCCGTGAGGGCACCGAAGCTGCTCATATCCAGGGCGGCGACCTGCGAGCCATCTGCTCCGATGATGGGTGCGTACGGCGCGCCGCCTTCCAGGAGATCGCTTCCGTCTCTTGGCGGTGTCCGAAATATATCGCGTGGGagtgttgtgtgcgtgccacCTCCTTCGATCCCTTTTGCGATCCGCTGTTTCTCGTTCAGTGCCGCCTCCAGTGTGATCCGGTTAAGGTGCGCAAGTCGTTCCGTTTCCGGAACGAGAGGTGCGTCCAACCGTGTCAACACTTTACGCCATTGTCGCATCCCTCCTGCGACGGATTCGGCGACCTGCACGTTGTAGGCAAGCAGTCGCGACGAGCACGTCTCATCGACAAAAATGGACAGCCATTCGGCAATTCTCTCATCGGCGCTCAATTCTTGTGACTCTGGTCCGGACAAACCGAGTAGAAttgtcgccgttgccgcggcCATTGGGGACATCTGGTGCGCCAGGATCGCCGATTCGACCTTGGATTTATATCCCTCCAATGGGTCCTTTGCCGCTTTAAGTCTAGCCCGGGTTTCTTTCCGCTTATCCTCCATGTCCATCACCTCTTGGAGTTCCTTGTCTGCGAAGATATTGTGGGCCTCCATCATCTCTTTCTTGATGTCTATTGATGGGGCTCCTTTTTCGCCGGCTTTTTCCCACAAGGAGTCCGCCATTGCCGCTGTCATTTCCAGGAACTCGCTTGTGTTCGTTTTACCCTCCATGTATTGCTTCTTTGCAATTTCCGCCATGGAACGGGTTGCCTTGTGCGCAAGGTAAACTTTTAGTGTCCTGTCCAGCTCTGCCTCTGTGAGGCGTTCCTGTTTGTCGGACATTTGTgatgtgggtgagtgggaggaaagggaaagtgTGCGCTTGTGTCGCAGGGACTCGAGTATGTGTCGGGAGGATCGTTTAACGCTGTGTAGTCGTTTTTTCGTCGCGGGCCGCATCAACTCCACTTAGTGTGATTACTATATACATTTGGAGAAGAGATAAAGGGACAAAGGTAAAGTAAGAATCCATAAGATACACATGATTAGTAAGATACATATTTTTCGACCACATCACGAGTGGAAGTGAGGAGTGCGTTTCCGAGAAACACGCGCTCACTCAGGATTCCTTTTCCACGGATACACGAACACCGATTCAGCTATCGGTCAAATTTCCCAGATCCAACACCACATCCCACcaaccacctcccccccccccctataaGGTCAAGTGCCATTCGATTGCCTTTGTGGTTTTACACGCCGCCAATGgaaccctaaccctaaccctaaccctaacccgtGTACCCTGGCACTCGCCCTCGGGAGGATTTCCCCGGTAcagtgggagagggtgtcGCAACGATAGGAAGGAGAGGTAGAAAATGCCCGcaccctaaccctaaccaGTGTACCCTGGACATCTGGTTGATTTCCCCCGCACACTGCAAGGGAGTGTCGTCAGTGTATGGCACACTGGGTGAAGAACAAGTGAGATTCTTGGGGAGGCCGTGTTCAATCTGTTAAGAATGCACAATGTCATTTATTCAGCGATGttgctgtgcgtgttttgGCGTGTCGTAGCGTGTAGCGGGAGTATGAACTCTGGAGTGATATCTCACGCGCATCACTACGGAGGTGCAAAGAGGATGGGCGCGCTCAGTGCTAAGGAGGACAGCAGAGGACAGATGAGGGAAAACGGAGGTGCATTGCGGTAGGTAGCAGAGAGGGCACACTCGAATAAAATGGTGAAGGTAAAAATTCACTGTACAAGTTGTCGccaagcagccgcagaacCATCCGCACAGACGTTAGGCAGGATGATGGTTCCGTGGTCATGATTACGTTGTCGTGCtgggagagaagcggcaacaacggtgatggagaagagagtgagCCACACAGGGCGGAACAACACACATTACCTCACGGACAACATGAAAGTTGATTGTAGTTGCGGGCGATGCGTTCTGAAAGGTGCTTCGGGTTTCAAGATGAAATGCGCTTTCCTGACCTCAACGTAAATGCAACACAAGCAAGACGGTGGCGTTGGCGATCCTGCCAAAAGGAGTGGTCCTTTTCCTTACAATGCACAAGATTCCTGGGGATGCAAGATGCTTCCGCTGCCACGGAAAAGTAGTTAGAAAAAGAGAACTCCGCCCGACGTGTGACAAGGCGGGGCGAGTGCTGCAAACCAACAGTAcacacgcgctacagcaatgcgGCGTTTCACTCAACTTAGCAGGACCTTCGCCTCAACAACGACGCACGCCCCACATTGAGTCCGTTGCCGTCTGCTGCATTCCTCGGAGTGTACTCTTAGAGTATGGCACATAGGGTGAAGTACTCTGAGTCACTTCGAGAGCGCGCACTGAGATGTCTGCTGCTATTgcccgaaaaaaaaaggaattcacagaacaaaaaaaaaaagaacgatACTAGAAAACTTCTCGAGAACGAGAAAGAATTGGCGCCTTGCAGGGTCTCTCATTGCATCACGAGCAAATCACTAACTAGACAACGAAAAACACCCCCCTGCCTCCTATACGTGGGTACACTACGGGCGTTGTGGGAGGCTAAAGGGGTTGtcagctgctgtgcagaTAATGCAGGACGTAGGGCTGGAGTTAGAGGCTGGTAGTCACGTCTGTAATCCATTAAGTGGGCATCtgtgccgctgacgctgctgattCGGCAAGTGAACCAACATAGCTGTTGCGCCTTAGTCATCGGTGTCTAAGCATCAGCAGAAATGAGAAGCACACGCAACGGGCTATTCTCGCCAGCATTTGAGCCCAGATCCATTGCAATAGGCGGTCTTACACCGTTTTGGGTTCCCTGTAACTGCCATGAAGATTAGCAGTACGTCCGGTGAATTTGCAGAGCATGCTATTTTTTTGTGGCTTACTCACCACTGTCGGAAGGAGGTGAAGCCGTAAGACACTACCCTCACAGTCAGCGTAATAGAGacaagggaaagggggtcTCATTCTCACGACGCCATGCGCTTGTGTCCACTGTGGGATCAGCAAGCCGCACAACATTGACGAACTTGATACGTCTTTGGATCAAGCAACGTTCCCAAAGCGAGTAGGCGAACAATGGAAAACGGTAGAGCACTTAGCTCCATGGCAGTGAGATTTCCTTGTTGGGAACGTCTAGCAGCAGCCCCTCCTTAACGGTATGGAGAGGCCATCGTGCTCCTTACCATGGTGCAAGACAAGGGTGTATGTGCACAGAATTCTGAGAGGGGCGCAATGCCTGCACCACCCGTAGGATAACCGCCGAACTGCTGTGAGAGCAGCATCATCCACTGTATCTTTTTTGTGCGCGCTACATGCCCATAACAGTCATCGACACGAGAGTAGTTGCCGAGGGGTACAAGGCGATACGCTGCACAACCACTCTTGCATCCAGGGACAGGACATTCGCATCTTTGAAGAGGCATCCGTTGCCGTAATATATCCGTTACAACAActtcgtgtgtgtgaatGCATTCAAACACCTGCCTGTCGTTGTCATTCTATAGAAACAACGATATGGTAGCGCAGTAGTACAGAAGAGCTGTTAACAACGACAAAAATGATACCAGGCACAAAAATCCCATGTATCCCCCACAGATGCTCACGGGCGTCTGGCCCCGTCCTTTGCGCCGGGGTGGGCACCGATGTGGTTAATCTTACAGTAGGCTGCTCTGCCGGTCGAAAAGCAATGATTTCCATCGAACTCCATGAAATACATCTCACGCGCACCTGCAATGCACCGGTCAAATTGCCATCGACTACGCTGTTCTCCACCGGAGGCAGGGTACAGTGCCGCACAGACGTCATGCACGCTCCGTCCCCGCCaagagcgcgtgtgtggccCCGCGTCAAGCACCGCTAGGCCTATGAGCTGGTGAACCTTAGAAGCGCAGGAGGCTCGCGTTGTAGTGCTTGTATTCGCGGGCGCAGCGGAGGTTTTCGCCGATTTCCCAGATGTACCTCCGCCTCTCAGTGTCGAGTACCCACATGTCGAGCGGAATGCTTCCCCTAAACGGTAAGGGCGTGCGTCCGGTACTTGATCCAAGGACTTTACTATCAGGGAACCACTTGATGTGGCGGTAGTGATGGCGAAAAACCTGCTTGCTCATGCGTCCAAACTTGAGGCTCTGCGTGATGTAGGCGGTATTTTTGAAGACGCCGCGTTGCCTGGCCGCACCGCCGGCTTGAACGTTCGCGTTTACATAGTGCACAAATTCCCCCGGCTTTGAGAAATACGGTTTGTAGCCCAGCGCAGCCATGCGCCACACGTAGTCGTGATCTTCACCGTAGATGGGGTAGTAATTCTCGTCAAAGAACCCTACGGTTGCTATGGTGAGGCGAGGCAAGGCAAAGGTCGCCATAAACTCCTTGCAGTCCATGTAAAATATGCCGTAGGTGTCGGCAAACTGTTTCTTCATCTCCTCCGGCGGCATTGTCCGAATACGATACGGCAAAGAAGAGGCCGTGATGATTGGGAGGGTGGAGCTGCGGAAAGCAAAGCGCGCGTCTGGGACGTTCTTCAAGGTCGTGGATTCAGCAGCGACCTCTTCGTCGAGGTGGCGAATACGTTCGGTCTGGTTGGATGTCTTTTCCCTCGTCTGCGAGACAAATTCTGTGATCAGACCCGGCGCAAACCGTACATCGGCGTTCGTGACGAAGATCCACGGCACCTCGGCAACTGAGAAAGTGAGGGCGTGCCGCAAGCCCTCGTTCACGGCGGACGCGTACCCGGTGTTCTCCGGGTGGTGTATGATGAACAAATTCTTGTCGACATGGGTGCTCAGGGCCTGGGCGAGGCGGTCGAGGAGGGAGCGCAGGGGGCGAAATTCACCATTGTTGATAAACATGATGTACGTCATGGGGATCGTAATGTTGCAGAAGAGTTGCTTGATGTCTTGGTAATCCATCGTTACCGGTAGGAGGACGTACGGGATTCGCATAGGGTGATCTTCCCTGTAAGAGAGCCGCGCCGCGACGCACTGGAAAAACTCGTTGTCGCTAATAAACGTCTCACCTTGACGAGAGGCGTCCACGAAACTTTCAGCGCGAGTCCGCTTATAGAAAAGGATGATAGGCACCACATAACACACTAGGAAGAGGAGAATGGAAAGGTTCACACGCACGCGGGTCTTTATCCACCGCCTGTTGACAGTGCAGCGATTCGCCACCATTTGTGCGTGAGGCGTTCCACGTTtccacgcagctgcagttgaTTTGGCTCAGGAAAACATGAAACGTCAGCCACTGTCAATGCTCAGGATCGCCCAGTCCACCTGTtgcggagaaagagagtggcACGAGACGAACACAACTAAGACGAGGTCACGTACGACAGATGTCactgtgagagagggggagaagagggggagcgatGGAGTGCATCAACCGGAAACAATGAAATGCGGAGTGCTATGCCCTGTGCTCATCTGGATGTTATCCTACTGCATCGAGGTGGTGCTCAAGATAGATCCGAAATGTGCCACTTCCACGCGCGTGTCAAGGAAGGCCGGGGGGCGAGACACATACATGCATAAAGTCCGCACGGAAGCAGAGGCCCGGCGCCACTCCGGgtcgctcctctctcgttgctTACAGCGACGAAAGCGGAACGAGAATGATTATCGCATCGTTTTGGGGGTCCTTTGGCCAAACGCCACTTAGTTCGGACTTTCTGTCAGCGAGTCTGTTGAGgatgtgctcgtgtgtgtcAACACCAGCAGTGCCTTGTTGCACGATACGTGATACCCGGGCACTCACGCCCACTCCAGCTCGTCCGGCTTGATGGGCCGATCTAGCGGAATGACGCTACTCCTTTGGCGCTCCTGGTCACGCGAGAGGGCGAGGCGCATGTCCAGCGCGTCCTCGTCATTCTTGAACGGGCCCTTAGGGCCATCACTGTGGTAGTAGTTGAGTACCCGTCGGTACACGATATACCCCAGCCGGTGGTACATGTCCTGCGCCACCTGGTTAGTCTTTCGGACGAAGAGGTCGACAAAGTAGGCGTTGTGCACAAGCTCGCTTACCTGAGCCAGCTCAATCATGAGTGTCTCACCGAGGGCAACACGCCGAAATGTTGGCGCCACAGACACAGCGGATACGTGTCCGTGATAATCCTCGCCCTGTCCCTCCGCCTTGCCGAGCGTGTAGGCCATTGGAATGCCAGTGGTGGGGTGTACGCACATGCGTTGGTACTCGGGCCAGTGCGTCACATACTCGCCATAGAAGGATGTGTTGTAAGTCTCCGTTAGCTGGTCCAAATTCACAAAATTAAACTGCAGCGTGTCGCTCAGCGTCATGCTGCGATAACACGTCATCTTATGGCACGGTGTCGCCCCACGGGTGGCGCCACCTGGAGAACTCGTGTGGATCACTTGGGATGCAGATGCAGGACgaaaagcgagggagggcgggCAGGGGACAAgagtgcagcacctcgccagAGTAAGACATAGACTCGCTCCCCACGGACAGCGAAGCAGAGGGAAGAACTGCGAGACCGCCGTGCAACGAGAAAAGCAGGGAGACTACCGGTTACCCTCCACTCCTCGTGCGGGAGGTGCGGAAGCCATGTACATTTGGGAGGAGCGTGCCCGAGAGGCCGTCCATTGTATGTTGGGGGGTGACTATTTCACACCGATGGGTGTCACAGTTTTGCAGGAGTTGCGCCTTTCCGAGTCTGTCAGTCCACCAACGAGTGCTTGGTGGCCTGGTGCTGCACGAGTGCGCGGCGATCGGTAAAACACTTCGCTGGCTGACACACATCGCACACCAAATTCGCCACATCGTCGACCGGAAGAGGAGCTAAGTACCGGAGGTGCTCCTCGTAAGCATCGATGCTCTTAAACTGCAAGTCGCACACGTCGCAGTACCCCTGGTCGACGCTCTGCCGTAAGTGCATGTCATTCAGAGCATCCTCCAATCGCTGCATGGGGGTCTCAATCTGTTCCTGCACACGTGCGTACAGCGTCGGCGCCAGCTGAGTGGCAAGCAAGTGCTTCGCGGCATGGTGCTGACGCAGATCGTCTTCCGTCTCAAAAATGCGAGGGGGCCGGCATTTGTCACAGCCCCATGAACAGGGCGTCTCCGTCGCCGCTTGCCGGCGCTGATCAGCGCTTGCCTTCATCGCAGGGCCGTAACCACAGAGGTAGCGGTCGAGcttcttgctctctcgcGAGGTGAGTTCGCGACCGAGGCTCAACGCATCAAggtgtggcggcagcggaggaacGTTTCTTGGTGCCGGAATAGCAGACGGAGAGCGTGGCTGCCTCTCCGCCAAGCGCTGCGCGCGGTAAAGACTGACCCACGTAGAGCGGGGCAGGTACGGCATGAACGCCCCTGCCTGGCTCACCGACGGCTGGGCAAAGCCAGGAGCCATCACTGTAGCACCCACCACGCGGTCCACGAGCGTCgggtggagcagcggcagaggctgCTCTGCTGAACATCCGGTTATGTTGACCGAGAAGGCGCCACTGCTCGAGACGCACGCACTGCTGGCGGCCGCGTCGCTGAGTTGAGCTTCCCCAGCACGAGCTTCGGAACAAAGGCCGAAGCACCGCTTTGCCACACGCAACCACTCCACGCAGGTGTACCTACACGGCAACCCATCCTCGGCGCGTGAGCGGCGCTCTTGCTCCCACAGCATCAGTTCCGCGGAGAGGCCGCATAGCTCCTCATGCAGCGCAACCTGGGGGGCAACAAAGTAGTACTGCACCATGATGCGAAACGGgaaagcagcggcgctctGATGACGGCGGTTCGTGTATTCGGGAAAGTCAACGGAGCGCAGGGGTACCGCCGCGACGCAGAGGTAGCCGCTCCGCGCCGCGCACCCCAGCAAGtcccaccgctgcgcctgGTCGTCGCAGAGGGTCACCACAACCTCCTGAGGGTAGTCCACTGTGGGGACTTCGATGTGCAGGTCGCGTGCGCTGCGGAAGAAgtgcgagaggagggaaCGCTGGCGGTACAGATCCTCGAATCCAATGTGGGGATTATTGAAGATAAGAaggtgggagggggaatcTCGCAGCGCGGCAGTAACAGATGACAGCGACGTCGCGTTCACACCGCCAAAATAGCggacacgcacgcgctgcttcgccgcaAAGTACGTCAGATACCGCCCTGCCTCGGGGTACTTGCGCGGAAGGTCCGCTGCAGAGTCGAAGGTGGTCGCAGTCACCTCCACTACAGTGTCGCGTCGCCGCACGCCATCTGTGAGATCGCTGCGCGTCGCACGCCGGACAGCCGCGCTGCTGGAAAGTCGCTTGACAAGCGCATACGTGAAACTCAAATTTCCCTCGCCAACGAGCAGAATAGAGAGAGGATCTGGCAGCACACGTGCCTCCGGCTGGGTCCTATGGCACACCTCGTCACTTCTGGCCTCTTGCATAGGAGACTTCGCGATACAAGGCACCGCAGAGGCGAGCCGTCGACCTTGTCAGCCACTAGAAGGGCGCGTCGCACAAAGCAAAGCACACCTACGCGGGGATGCGCCGAaaagagtgtgtgtgggcggggGTATGTGGGTGTAGCCAGAAGACGCCTAGGAATAGGGATGGGCGTGAAGCAGTGATTACGGGCCTCCCCGTGGTCGcgctcaccgccaccgcacaaCAGCTACCAGCGCAGAACAAACTTGTTCTTCGAGATgccagaagagagaaagaaggagagtgGCAAGGAAGCAACAAAGAGCAATGTGTGGGACACTGCCTGCCCAACGGGAATAGTCGCCCATCCAGCACACTGCGGAATGAAGACCATCGCTAATTGCAGCGCTTCTTCCCATCCTCGGCATTTGACACTCCGCTCGCACTCTTGTCTGTGTTGGgtgtcttctcctttgcccGAAAAAGAGATGTCGGCAtcgtgtcctcctccttcagctcgtattgtcgctcttctctcggTGCGTCAGCCTCGCACacgcaaagagggagagggtgagagacgACCGTGAAAACATTTCCCACTCAGCAAGATGGAGTTGTAGGGAAAGCGATGATGGGCGCAAccagaaagggaaaaggcacAAAAACgaagcaaaaaaagggggcgccATCGCGGCACCCgtctcttcttttctgctcCGATGAGAGATGCTATACATATTACTTGTCGTCAAACCTCACCTTGTCGAAGTGGTAACTGGAGTGCTGCACTTCATACGGTGGAAAACGGTGACCGTCGCCGGTGACTCCGCTGCCTGGTCTACGTGCCCTACTCTtgcccgctgccgctggtgttTTCGCGgccgcgccagcagcaggcgcatgAAGTTTCATGAGAGACACAACAGATGCGTACATCTCGCGCTGCTCAACGCGCATCTGCCGCCTCTCCTGCTCCAGCCTGTGGCGCCACATGTTGTAGAGCACACCAACATACGACACAAAGGCCTCGCCGTGGAAAACGCGGCCACGGAGAAGCCCTCGGGTGCGAATAGTACTAGCGACGCGGCGAAAGAGCAAACACACGCCGCGCTTGCACCGCTCACTCGCCTCTGCACGTAGCTGCCGTACCGCAGCACGTAGGGCCTCGTCCACATCAGCCCCGTTGGTCACCCGGTTGGCCATCGAGATGATCGGCACGACGTACTCACGTACAAAGTCATCAAACCGGCTGCCGCAGAT from Leishmania panamensis strain MHOM/PA/94/PSC-1 chromosome 25 sequence encodes:
- a CDS encoding hypothetical protein (TriTrypDB/GeneDB-style sysID: LpmP.25.0040); the protein is MQEARSDEVCHRTQPEARVLPDPLSILLVGEGNLSFTYALVKRLSSSAAVRRATRSDLTDGVRRRDTVVEVTATTFDSAADLPRKYPEAGRYLTYFAAKQRVRVRYFGGVNATSLSSVTAALRDSPSHLLIFNNPHIGFEDLYRQRSLLSHFFRSARDLHIEVPTVDYPQEVVVTLCDDQAQRWDLLGCAARSGYLCVAAVPLRSVDFPEYTNRRHQSAAAFPFRIMVQYYFVAPQVALHEELCGLSAELMLWEQERRSRAEDGLPCRYTCVEWLRVAKRCFGLCSEARAGEAQLSDAAASSACVSSSGAFSVNITGCSAEQPLPLLHPTLVDRVVGATVMAPGFAQPSVSQAGAFMPYLPRSTWVSLYRAQRLAERQPRSPSAIPAPRNVPPLPPHLDALSLGRELTSRESKKLDRYLCGYGPAMKASADQRRQAATETPCSWGCDKCRPPRIFETEDDLRQHHAAKHLLATQLAPTLYARVQEQIETPMQRLEDALNDMHLRQSVDQGYCDVCDLQFKSIDAYEEHLRYLAPLPVDDVANLVCDVCQPAKCFTDRRALVQHQATKHSLVD
- a CDS encoding TATE-associated hypothetical protein (TriTrypDB/GeneDB-style sysID: LpmP.25.0010~partially sequenced ORF associated to TATE mobile elements), whose amino-acid sequence is MRAGKTSNMELDAIYNAYLPKKRIVPSDTMVHLDWKRAQQLAAKVHRHGVVYFPIFIMKYWIAGLLEKGTRDPAEIQLSILDSAPSPIVEDKLRKHLNMVWPALRLVNKFSPRQERYSDDCGLYMSAVFFGAHLDIQIDHSHDMAKCMRRLLYAASKHHPPREYFLEKMRKILTNHPVSRKDFFYNEIEHKPWLKKTTVNREDTFHLGGGERRATKSTNPKRDSRRANQPKARAPKPPPRR
- the ARD1 gene encoding n-terminal acetyltransferase complex ard1-like protein (TriTrypDB/GeneDB-style sysID: LpmP.25.0030), with protein sequence MTCYRSMTLSDTLQFNFVNLDQLTETYNTSFYGEYVTHWPEYQRMCVHPTTGIPMAYTLGKAEGQGEDYHGHVSAVSVAPTFRRVALGETLMIELAQVSELVHNAYFVDLFVRKTNQVAQDMYHRLGYIVYRRVLNYYHSDGPKGPFKNDEDALDMRLALSRDQERQRSSVIPLDRPIKPDELEWA
- the LPG1 gene encoding beta galactofuranosyl transferase (TriTrypDB/GeneDB-style sysID: LpmP.25.0020) → MVANRCTVNRRWIKTRVRVNLSILLFLVCYVVPIILFYKRTRAESFVDASRQGETFISDNEFFQCVAARLSYREDHPMRIPYVLLPVTMDYQDIKQLFCNITIPMTYIMFINNGEFRPLRSLLDRLAQALSTHVDKNLFIIHHPENTGYASAVNEGLRHALTFSVAEVPWIFVTNADVRFAPGLITEFVSQTREKTSNQTERIRHLDEEVAAESTTLKNVPDARFAFRSSTLPIITASSLPYRIRTMPPEEMKKQFADTYGIFYMDCKEFMATFALPRLTIATVGFFDENYYPIYGEDHDYVWRMAALGYKPYFSKPGEFVHYVNANVQAGGAARQRGVFKNTAYITQSLKFGRMSKQVFRHHYRHIKWFPDSKVLGSSTGRTPLPFRGSIPLDMWVLDTERRRYIWEIGENLRCAREYKHYNASLLRF
- a CDS encoding TATE-associated hypothetical protein (TriTrypDB/GeneDB-style sysID: LpmP.25.0011), which translates into the protein MSDKQERLTEAELDRTLKVYLAHKATRSMAEIAKKQYMEGKTNTSEFLEMTAAMADSLWEKAGEKGAPSIDIKKEMMEAHNIFADKELQEVMDMEDKRKETRARLKAAKDPLEGYKSKVESAILAHQMSPMAAATATILLGLSGPESQELSADERIAEWLSIFVDETCSSRLLAYNVQVAESVAGGMRQWRKVLTRLDAPLVPETERLAHLNRITLEAALNEKQRIAKGIEGGGTHTTLPRDIFRTPPRDGSDLLEGGAPYAPIIGADGSQVAALDMSSFGALTEESQLRMQDTITHLMREQKPAPRVSNNTQGPRNYQNSGRGVGYRGNYRGMGGVNRHGNYRGGEAQEDFPSDSKKTNARRGHCRRFKGTHTPPNDYMRCCTIICKRSVGR